One part of the Polycyclovorans algicola TG408 genome encodes these proteins:
- a CDS encoding 2-oxoglutarate dehydrogenase E1 component, producing MSGTRYRSFLESSSIQGANASYIESYYEQFLDDPDSVDDQWRAYFRSLAQGRGGSEVAHSEVVDRLTRLAREPRRMKAAQSGFDAVAAEKQAGVLRLINYYRVRGHQAARLDPLNLQVPTLVPDLDPAFHGLTPDDLDTVFNTGSMVAEDRLPLKDIIRALRAVYTDTLGAEYMYLTETAEKRWIQQRLEAQPFAPKLSDKRKKDVLMQLVAAEGLERYLHTRYVGQKRFSLEGGEALVPSMDEILRGCAARNVEEVVVGMAHRGRLNVLINVLGKSPSDLFAEFEGKYSAESLARAGDVKYHMGFSTDIEVEGKRLHMVLAFNPSHLEIVNPVVEGSVKARQVRRGDTAGDLVMPILIHGDAAFAGQGVVMETLQLSQAAGYATGGTVHLIVNNQIGFTTANPIEAKLGQDARTSRYCTDLAKMLESPVFHVNGDDPEAVVFATRLAVDFRNEFHKDVIIDICCYRRLGHNEADEPSVTNPAMYEVIKKHPTTMNLFAQRLIEEKVISEDAFKDAQQAYRDGLDKGENTIRKTLGLVGNKYTVNWSKYGKDTWDAKVDTAVSKRMLQSLAKQVSALPDDFSLHNRVAKIYGDRVKMAAGKLPMDWGFAETMAYASLVSEGFAVRLCGQDTRRGTFFHRHASVYDGKTGQRVTPLANISGQEGRFEVHDTLLSEVGVLGFEYGYSTTDPTTLVIWEAQFGDFANGAQVLFDQFIASGSAKWGRLCGLTVFLPHGYEGQGPEHSSARLERFLQLCAADNQQVCVPSTPAQMFHMLRRQMKRNNRMPLVVMTPKSLLRHPQSVSSLDELTHGRFQPVIDDATADPKKVKRVVLCSGKVYFDLLKTRDETDLASVALVRVEQLYPFPREDYEAILKRYSGAKEIVWCQEEPENQGAWYQIKHRLSYYLSSGHRLLYATRKGSASTAVGYLKIHNQEQQAVVDAGLTGGESV from the coding sequence ATGAGCGGAACCCGGTACCGGAGTTTTCTTGAATCGTCATCGATTCAGGGTGCCAACGCGAGTTACATCGAGTCCTATTACGAGCAGTTTCTGGATGATCCGGATTCGGTCGACGACCAGTGGCGCGCGTATTTTCGCTCGCTGGCGCAGGGGCGGGGCGGCAGCGAAGTGGCCCACAGTGAGGTGGTTGACCGGCTGACCCGGCTGGCGCGCGAGCCGCGACGGATGAAGGCGGCGCAAAGCGGCTTTGACGCCGTGGCCGCCGAGAAACAGGCCGGCGTGCTGCGACTGATCAATTACTACCGGGTGCGCGGTCACCAGGCGGCGCGGCTCGATCCGCTCAACCTTCAGGTGCCGACCCTGGTGCCCGACCTTGACCCCGCCTTTCACGGCCTGACGCCCGACGATCTCGACACGGTGTTCAACACCGGTTCAATGGTGGCCGAAGACCGGTTGCCGCTGAAAGACATCATTCGCGCCCTAAGGGCGGTGTACACGGACACCCTGGGCGCCGAGTACATGTACCTGACCGAAACGGCCGAGAAGCGCTGGATTCAGCAGCGTCTTGAAGCACAGCCGTTCGCGCCGAAACTCAGCGACAAGCGAAAAAAAGATGTCTTGATGCAGTTGGTCGCCGCCGAAGGACTTGAGCGCTACCTGCACACCCGTTACGTCGGCCAAAAGCGCTTTTCGCTGGAGGGCGGCGAAGCGCTGGTGCCTTCGATGGACGAGATTCTGCGCGGTTGTGCGGCGCGTAACGTCGAAGAAGTCGTGGTCGGCATGGCGCATCGTGGCCGCCTCAACGTGTTGATCAACGTGCTCGGCAAGTCGCCCAGCGACCTGTTCGCAGAATTTGAAGGCAAGTATTCCGCCGAGTCGCTGGCCCGCGCCGGTGACGTGAAGTACCACATGGGCTTCTCAACCGACATCGAAGTCGAGGGCAAGCGCCTGCACATGGTGTTGGCTTTCAACCCGTCGCACCTTGAAATCGTCAATCCGGTGGTCGAGGGCAGCGTCAAGGCGCGGCAGGTGCGTCGTGGCGACACGGCGGGCGACCTGGTGATGCCCATCCTGATTCACGGCGATGCGGCATTTGCCGGCCAGGGCGTGGTGATGGAAACCCTGCAGTTGTCGCAGGCGGCGGGTTACGCCACCGGCGGTACGGTGCACCTGATCGTCAACAACCAGATCGGCTTCACCACCGCCAATCCGATTGAAGCAAAACTGGGCCAGGACGCGCGCACCAGCCGTTACTGCACCGACCTGGCGAAGATGCTCGAATCACCGGTGTTTCACGTCAACGGCGACGACCCCGAGGCGGTGGTGTTTGCCACGCGGCTGGCGGTGGACTTCCGCAATGAATTCCACAAGGACGTGATCATCGACATCTGCTGCTACCGGCGTTTGGGTCACAACGAGGCCGATGAGCCGTCGGTCACCAACCCGGCCATGTACGAGGTGATCAAGAAGCACCCGACCACGATGAACCTGTTTGCGCAGCGGCTCATCGAAGAAAAAGTGATCTCCGAAGACGCGTTCAAGGACGCCCAGCAGGCTTATCGCGACGGTCTCGACAAAGGCGAGAACACCATTCGCAAAACCCTGGGCCTGGTCGGCAACAAGTACACGGTCAACTGGAGTAAGTACGGCAAGGACACCTGGGATGCCAAGGTCGACACTGCGGTCAGCAAGCGCATGTTGCAGAGCCTCGCCAAGCAGGTGTCGGCGCTGCCCGACGATTTCTCGCTGCACAACCGTGTGGCCAAGATCTACGGTGACCGGGTGAAGATGGCGGCCGGCAAGCTGCCCATGGACTGGGGGTTTGCCGAGACCATGGCCTATGCGTCGCTGGTCAGCGAAGGGTTTGCGGTGCGGCTGTGCGGTCAGGATACGCGGCGCGGCACCTTCTTTCACCGTCACGCCAGCGTTTACGACGGCAAGACCGGTCAGCGCGTGACGCCACTGGCCAACATCAGTGGCCAAGAGGGCCGCTTCGAGGTCCACGACACGCTGCTGTCCGAGGTTGGGGTTTTGGGTTTTGAGTACGGGTACTCCACCACCGACCCGACCACCCTGGTCATTTGGGAGGCCCAGTTCGGCGACTTTGCCAACGGGGCGCAAGTGCTGTTCGATCAGTTCATCGCCAGCGGTTCCGCCAAATGGGGCCGGCTCTGCGGCCTGACGGTGTTCCTGCCGCACGGTTACGAAGGGCAGGGACCGGAGCACTCCTCTGCGCGTCTCGAGCGTTTCCTGCAGCTTTGCGCCGCCGACAACCAACAGGTTTGCGTGCCGTCGACGCCTGCGCAGATGTTTCACATGCTGCGCCGGCAGATGAAGCGCAACAACCGCATGCCGCTGGTGGTGATGACGCCCAAAAGCCTGCTGCGGCACCCGCAATCGGTGTCGAGTCTGGATGAGCTCACCCACGGTCGCTTCCAGCCGGTCATTGACGACGCCACCGCCGACCCGAAAAAGGTCAAGCGCGTGGTGCTGTGCTCCGGCAAGGTCTACTTTGATCTGCTGAAGACACGTGACGAGACCGATCTGGCATCGGTGGCGCTAGTGCGTGTCGAGCAGCTTTACCCGTTCCCGCGGGAAGACTATGAGGCGATTCTCAAGCGCTACAGCGGCGCCAAGGAGATCGTGTGGTGCCAAGAAGAGCCCGAGAACCAGGGCGCGTGGTACCAGATCAAGCATCGGCTGAGTTATTACCTCAGCAGCGGTCACCGCTTGCTCTACGCGACCCGCAAGGGCAGCGCCAGCACCGCAGTCGGCTACCTGAAGATTCACAACCAGGAGCAGCAGGCCGTCGTTGACGCCGGGCTGACGGGCGGGGAGTCGGTCTGA
- the odhB gene encoding 2-oxoglutarate dehydrogenase complex dihydrolipoyllysine-residue succinyltransferase, producing MSIEIKVPQLPESVSSATVGAWTVAEGDSISRDQNVLELETDKVMLDVPATEAGVLKEIRIKAGESVKAGDVLGIIEAGKGGGDSAPAKKSDEDDKGAKKESAKAESTPSKSSSADESDHDGQLPAVRKKLAELGLKAADIKGSGKGGRLTLEDVESHTAKPKSGGEPKAPASAPVVSGDREEQRVPMTRIRQRIAERLVEAQQTAAMLTTFNEVDLKAVMDLRARHKDAFEKAHGVKLGFMSFFVKAAIEALKKFPVVNASIDGTDVLYHNYFDIGIAVSGPRGLVVPVLRDADQMSFADVEKAIAAYGAKARDNKLAMDDLTGGTFSITNGGIFGSMMSTPILNPPQSAILGMHGITERPVVVDGEIVVRPMMYLAMSYDHRIIDGREAVLSLRAIKEGLEDPAKLLLQL from the coding sequence ATGAGCATCGAGATCAAGGTGCCTCAGCTGCCCGAGTCCGTTTCGTCGGCCACCGTTGGGGCTTGGACGGTCGCCGAGGGCGACAGCATCAGCCGCGACCAGAACGTACTCGAACTGGAAACTGACAAGGTCATGCTCGATGTGCCGGCGACCGAAGCCGGTGTGCTCAAAGAGATCCGCATCAAGGCCGGCGAGTCGGTCAAGGCGGGCGACGTGCTCGGCATCATCGAGGCCGGTAAGGGCGGCGGCGACAGCGCGCCCGCCAAGAAATCTGACGAGGACGACAAGGGCGCCAAAAAAGAATCGGCGAAGGCCGAGTCGACGCCCAGCAAGTCCTCTTCGGCTGACGAATCCGATCACGACGGCCAGTTGCCGGCAGTGCGTAAAAAGCTTGCCGAGTTGGGGTTGAAGGCGGCCGACATCAAAGGCTCCGGCAAGGGCGGTCGCCTGACCCTGGAAGACGTTGAGTCGCACACGGCCAAGCCCAAGTCCGGCGGTGAGCCCAAGGCGCCGGCCAGTGCGCCGGTCGTCAGCGGCGATCGTGAAGAACAGCGCGTGCCCATGACCCGCATCCGCCAGCGGATTGCCGAGCGGCTGGTCGAGGCGCAGCAGACCGCCGCCATGCTGACCACCTTCAACGAGGTCGACCTCAAAGCGGTCATGGACCTGCGCGCCCGACACAAGGACGCTTTTGAGAAAGCCCACGGCGTGAAGCTGGGTTTCATGAGCTTCTTCGTCAAGGCCGCCATCGAAGCCCTGAAGAAATTCCCGGTGGTCAACGCGTCAATTGACGGCACCGACGTGCTTTATCACAACTACTTCGACATCGGCATTGCCGTGTCGGGCCCGCGGGGGTTGGTGGTGCCCGTGCTGCGTGATGCCGACCAGATGAGCTTTGCCGACGTCGAGAAAGCCATTGCCGCCTACGGGGCCAAAGCGCGCGACAACAAGTTGGCGATGGACGATCTCACCGGGGGCACCTTCAGCATCACCAACGGCGGCATTTTCGGCTCGATGATGTCGACCCCGATTCTCAACCCGCCGCAGAGCGCGATTCTCGGGATGCACGGCATCACCGAGCGGCCCGTGGTGGTTGATGGTGAGATTGTCGTTCGACCGATGATGTATCTGGCCATGAGCTATGACCACCGCATCATCGATGGCCGCGAGGCGGTGCTGTCGTTGCGCGCCATCAAGGAAGGCCTCGAAGATCCGGCCAAGCTGCTGCTGCAGCTGTAA
- the lpdA gene encoding dihydrolipoyl dehydrogenase has translation MSERYDVIVIGGGTGGYPAAIRAGQLGQKVACINAWLNRDGKPAFGGTCLNAGCIPSKALLESSEMLHKAQHELTLHGISTGKVAFDLAAMQARKDKISSGLTGGIGALFKANGVTGIEGWAKLLGDGKVEVTPHKGDKQVLEAEHIIVATGSEPVQLKIAPHDGEFIVDSWDALDFTAVPKRLGIIGAGVIGVELGSVWSRLGAQTVLLEAVDTFLPMVDAAISKEALRHYGKQGLDIRLGAKVIKAEKKGKGVQVSFEFKGKTETETFDKLIVAVGRRPFTDKLGAKDVGLELDERGFIKVDKGYRTNLKNVYATGDVIGGAMLAHKAIEEGVALVEQLAGHHTQVNYKAVPSVIYTSPEVAWVGLSEAEAKAAGHEVKTGATSFAGNGRAKALEAAVGQIKVIADAKTDRILGVHMVGPYVSELLAEAVLALEFAATCEDIALTMHGHPTLSENFHEAVLSVDGRAIHAINKKKAA, from the coding sequence GTGAGTGAGCGCTATGACGTGATTGTGATCGGGGGCGGCACCGGGGGTTATCCTGCGGCCATCCGCGCTGGGCAACTGGGTCAGAAGGTGGCCTGCATCAATGCCTGGCTCAATCGCGACGGCAAGCCCGCGTTTGGTGGCACCTGCCTCAATGCCGGGTGCATCCCGTCCAAGGCGCTGCTCGAAAGCTCGGAGATGCTGCACAAGGCGCAGCACGAATTGACCTTGCACGGTATCAGCACCGGCAAAGTGGCCTTTGACCTCGCCGCCATGCAAGCGCGTAAAGACAAGATCAGCAGCGGGTTGACCGGCGGCATTGGTGCGCTGTTCAAGGCCAACGGCGTCACCGGCATCGAAGGCTGGGCCAAGCTTCTGGGCGACGGCAAGGTGGAGGTCACGCCGCACAAGGGTGACAAGCAGGTGCTCGAGGCCGAGCACATCATCGTTGCCACCGGCTCCGAGCCAGTTCAGTTAAAAATTGCCCCGCACGATGGTGAGTTCATCGTCGACTCGTGGGACGCGCTCGACTTCACCGCCGTGCCCAAGCGGCTCGGCATCATCGGGGCCGGCGTCATCGGCGTTGAGTTGGGCAGCGTCTGGTCGCGCCTGGGCGCGCAGACCGTGTTGCTCGAAGCCGTTGATACCTTCCTGCCCATGGTTGATGCCGCCATCAGCAAAGAAGCGCTGCGTCATTACGGCAAACAGGGGCTCGACATCCGCCTCGGTGCCAAGGTCATCAAGGCCGAGAAGAAGGGCAAGGGCGTTCAGGTCAGCTTCGAGTTCAAGGGCAAGACCGAAACCGAGACCTTTGACAAGCTCATCGTTGCGGTCGGTCGCCGGCCCTTCACCGACAAACTGGGCGCAAAGGACGTCGGGCTTGAACTTGACGAGCGCGGCTTCATCAAGGTCGACAAAGGCTATCGCACCAACCTGAAAAATGTCTATGCCACGGGCGACGTCATCGGCGGCGCCATGCTGGCGCACAAGGCCATTGAAGAAGGCGTGGCCCTGGTCGAGCAACTGGCCGGGCACCACACCCAGGTCAATTACAAGGCGGTGCCCAGTGTCATTTATACCTCGCCCGAAGTGGCGTGGGTGGGTCTGTCTGAGGCCGAAGCCAAAGCGGCGGGCCATGAGGTGAAGACCGGCGCCACCTCGTTTGCCGGCAATGGCCGCGCCAAGGCGCTGGAAGCGGCGGTGGGGCAGATCAAGGTCATTGCCGACGCCAAGACCGACCGGATTCTTGGGGTGCACATGGTGGGGCCGTACGTCTCCGAGCTGCTCGCCGAAGCCGTGCTGGCGCTGGAGTTTGCCGCCACCTGCGAAGACATTGCGCTGACCATGCACGGCCACCCGACGCTGTCAGAGAATTTCCACGAGGCGGTACTGTCGGTTGATGGCCGTGCCATACACGCCATCAACAAGAAGAAAGCGGCCTGA
- a CDS encoding YfaZ family outer membrane protein gives MQGFFNRPGVIVALSLALGSVLPLTAQAAELDLNVGDKSFSGHFTGDAPNLRSSTASYQFGFLTRPDDEPTLRQFHAQFLVTGDAGAREFDLTAGLGARLLYLDKGARDGFTVAFGGEARAKLPTADRFSLGAYGYIAPSVTSFSDVEGYTQIGVDAAYEIIRGGAIYVGARHVRYKFENVGRFTVDNGMHIGLRLTF, from the coding sequence ATGCAAGGTTTTTTTAATCGCCCCGGTGTCATCGTCGCCCTCAGCCTGGCGCTGGGATCTGTCCTGCCACTGACGGCACAGGCCGCCGAGTTGGACCTGAATGTCGGTGACAAGAGTTTCAGTGGCCATTTCACCGGTGATGCGCCCAACCTGCGCAGCAGCACGGCGAGCTACCAGTTCGGGTTTCTGACCCGGCCTGACGATGAGCCCACGCTGCGGCAGTTTCACGCCCAGTTTTTGGTCACTGGTGACGCGGGTGCGCGCGAGTTCGATCTGACCGCCGGTCTTGGTGCCCGCCTGCTTTACCTCGACAAGGGTGCGCGTGACGGCTTCACCGTCGCGTTTGGCGGCGAAGCGCGCGCCAAGCTGCCGACGGCTGACCGCTTCTCGCTGGGGGCCTACGGCTACATCGCGCCCAGCGTCACCTCGTTCAGTGACGTCGAGGGCTACACCCAGATCGGTGTCGACGCCGCTTACGAGATCATCCGCGGCGGCGCCATTTACGTCGGCGCTCGCCACGTTCGTTACAAGTTTGAAAATGTCGGCCGTTTCACCGTCGACAACGGCATGCACATCGGGCTGCGGCTCACGTTTTAG
- a CDS encoding YebC/PmpR family DNA-binding transcriptional regulator — MGRGPSIANRKGASDAQRGRLFTKLIREISMAARQGGADPDNNGRLSLAISRALAQNMPKDTIERATKRAAGEGADATQEIRYEGYAPGGVAVMVDCMTDNPTRTVAEVRHAFSKMGGSLGTSGSVAYMFTEQGQLLLELDDPAVEEKLLELALEAGADDVISDGGIVEVVAAPAQFAAVKAAVDTLGLPYLEAAVVQRPATTVAVQGEDAERVAKLVERLEELDDVQSVYANADWPG; from the coding sequence ATGGGACGTGGCCCGAGTATTGCCAACCGCAAGGGCGCATCCGACGCCCAGCGCGGGCGTTTGTTCACAAAGCTGATTCGTGAAATCAGCATGGCGGCGCGTCAAGGCGGCGCCGACCCTGACAACAACGGTCGCTTAAGTCTCGCCATCAGCCGGGCGTTGGCGCAGAACATGCCGAAGGACACCATCGAGCGCGCCACCAAGCGCGCCGCCGGTGAGGGCGCTGACGCCACTCAGGAAATCCGCTACGAGGGCTATGCACCCGGCGGCGTCGCGGTGATGGTCGACTGCATGACCGACAACCCGACACGCACCGTGGCTGAGGTACGCCACGCGTTCTCGAAAATGGGCGGCAGCCTCGGCACCAGTGGCTCAGTGGCGTACATGTTCACTGAGCAGGGCCAGCTGCTGCTCGAGCTCGACGATCCGGCCGTTGAGGAAAAGCTGCTCGAATTGGCGCTGGAGGCCGGCGCCGACGATGTGATCAGCGACGGCGGCATCGTCGAGGTTGTGGCCGCGCCGGCCCAGTTTGCGGCAGTCAAGGCGGCCGTCGATACCCTGGGTCTGCCGTATCTCGAAGCCGCCGTTGTGCAACGCCCGGCGACCACCGTGGCGGTACAGGGTGAAGACGCCGAGCGGGTGGCCAAGCTGGTGGAGCGACTCGAAGAGTTGGACGACGTGCAGAGCGTCTACGCCAACGCTGACTGGCCCGGCTGA
- the ruvC gene encoding crossover junction endodeoxyribonuclease RuvC: MTRILGIDPGSRHTGFGVIDVVGRAEHYVACGRINSVDGSMAERLNLIFRRLCEVIDEHRPDEAALEETFVNRVNAASALVLGQARGVAFCALGLRGLTVAEYSASQVKQAVTGSGRADKTQIQQMVRMLLKLDVAPVSDAADALGVALTHARVRATRLATGQTFVGSWK, translated from the coding sequence GTGACCCGCATTCTCGGTATCGATCCCGGCTCGCGTCACACCGGATTCGGTGTGATTGACGTGGTCGGACGCGCCGAACATTACGTCGCCTGCGGCCGCATCAACAGTGTCGACGGGTCGATGGCCGAGCGGCTAAACCTCATTTTTCGGCGCCTCTGCGAAGTGATCGACGAACATCGGCCTGACGAAGCGGCGCTGGAAGAAACCTTCGTCAATCGTGTCAATGCCGCCAGCGCCCTGGTGCTCGGCCAGGCGCGCGGCGTGGCCTTTTGTGCGCTGGGGTTGCGCGGGCTCACGGTCGCCGAATACAGCGCCTCACAGGTCAAGCAGGCGGTGACCGGGTCGGGCCGCGCCGACAAAACGCAGATTCAGCAGATGGTGCGCATGTTGCTGAAGCTCGATGTCGCGCCGGTCAGTGATGCGGCCGACGCCCTGGGCGTGGCGCTGACACACGCCCGGGTACGCGCCACACGGCTGGCCACCGGGCAAACCTTTGTGGGATCCTGGAAATGA
- the ruvA gene encoding Holliday junction branch migration protein RuvA produces MIGRLYGKLVLKAPPSLMVDVGGVGYEVEAPMSTFYKLPALGEAVTLHTHLVVREDAHLLFGFGSLTERKLFRDLIRVSAIGPKLALAILSGMQVDEFWNSVRAGDVARFSKLPGIGKKTAERLIMELRDKAGATQAEGLSAGYGGAAPVGALQEARAALASLGYKPAEVERLSQAVFEEGLDTETLIQRALKRAIR; encoded by the coding sequence ATGATCGGACGCCTCTACGGCAAGCTGGTCCTCAAGGCGCCGCCGTCGTTGATGGTCGATGTCGGCGGTGTCGGCTACGAAGTCGAAGCCCCGATGTCGACGTTCTACAAACTGCCGGCGCTGGGTGAGGCCGTGACCCTGCACACGCATCTGGTGGTGCGTGAGGACGCGCACCTGCTGTTCGGCTTCGGCTCGCTGACCGAGCGCAAGTTGTTCCGCGACCTGATTCGCGTGTCGGCCATTGGCCCAAAATTAGCGCTGGCGATTCTCTCCGGCATGCAGGTCGACGAATTCTGGAACTCGGTGCGTGCCGGCGATGTAGCGCGCTTTTCAAAGTTACCGGGTATCGGCAAGAAAACCGCTGAGCGCTTGATCATGGAGCTGCGCGACAAAGCCGGCGCGACCCAGGCCGAGGGGCTCTCGGCGGGCTATGGTGGCGCGGCGCCGGTCGGCGCCTTGCAGGAAGCCCGTGCGGCGCTGGCCTCGCTGGGCTACAAGCCGGCCGAAGTCGAGCGCCTCAGTCAGGCCGTGTTTGAAGAGGGCCTCGACACCGAGACGCTGATTCAGCGTGCGCTGAAGCGGGCGATTCGATGA
- the ruvB gene encoding Holliday junction branch migration DNA helicase RuvB: MSDERLVSGQRAEEELRIERAIRPQTLQDYVGQPRVSEQMGIAIEAARRRAEALDHVLIFGPPGLGKTTLAHILAAEMGVNLRQTSGPVLERAGDLAALLTNLEPHDLLFVDEIHRLSPVVEEVLYPAMEDYQLDIMIGEGPAARSIRIDLPPFTLVGATTRAGSLTSPLRDRFGIVQRLEFYSVPDLASIVARSATILKVTLEPEGALEIARRARGTPRIANRLLRRVRDYAEVRASGIITAAIAGEALQMLEVDTNGFDLMDRRLLLMLIERFDGGPAGLDNLAAAIGEARETIEDVIEPYLIQQGYLMRTPRGRVAGRLAYQHYGLRVPESLTKPDLFEE; this comes from the coding sequence ATGAGTGACGAACGGCTGGTCTCGGGTCAGCGAGCCGAGGAGGAGCTGCGGATCGAGCGCGCCATTCGGCCGCAGACCTTGCAGGATTATGTCGGCCAGCCCCGCGTGTCCGAGCAAATGGGCATCGCCATCGAAGCGGCGCGGCGCCGCGCTGAAGCCCTTGACCATGTGTTGATCTTCGGTCCGCCGGGTCTTGGCAAAACCACACTGGCGCACATTCTGGCGGCCGAGATGGGCGTCAACCTGAGGCAGACCTCGGGCCCGGTCCTCGAGCGGGCGGGCGACCTTGCGGCGCTGCTGACCAACCTCGAGCCCCACGATCTGCTGTTCGTCGACGAGATTCACCGCCTGTCGCCAGTGGTTGAAGAAGTGCTGTACCCGGCCATGGAGGACTATCAGCTCGACATCATGATCGGCGAAGGGCCGGCCGCCCGGTCGATTCGCATCGACCTGCCGCCGTTCACCCTGGTCGGCGCCACCACGCGCGCCGGCAGCCTGACCAGTCCGCTTCGGGACCGCTTCGGCATCGTTCAGCGGCTGGAGTTTTACTCGGTGCCCGATCTGGCCTCCATCGTTGCCCGCTCGGCCACCATTCTGAAAGTGACGCTCGAACCTGAAGGCGCGCTGGAAATCGCCCGCCGCGCGCGCGGCACGCCGCGCATTGCCAACCGACTGTTGCGGCGCGTGCGGGACTATGCCGAGGTTCGCGCCAGCGGCATCATCACGGCGGCCATTGCCGGCGAGGCGCTGCAGATGCTCGAAGTCGACACCAATGGTTTTGACCTGATGGACCGGCGATTGCTGTTGATGCTCATCGAGCGATTCGATGGCGGACCCGCCGGACTCGACAATCTGGCAGCGGCCATCGGTGAAGCCCGCGAGACCATCGAAGACGTCATTGAGCCTTACCTGATTCAGCAGGGCTACCTGATGCGCACCCCGCGTGGCCGTGTCGCCGGGCGCCTGGCCTATCAGCACTACGGCCTGCGCGTGCCCGAGTCCTTGACAAAGCCGGACCTGTTTGAGGAATGA
- a CDS encoding YbgC/FadM family acyl-CoA thioesterase, giving the protein MRPPHELSLRVYWEDTDASGVVYHANYLKWAERGRSDWLRALGGAQQHWIVETGIAFTVAELTVQYRRPARLEDTVRVLTELATQRRASLVFEQNIVNAESGDLLARLSVKVGCVDVTTFRPKPLPDWFFSQNRD; this is encoded by the coding sequence ATGAGGCCACCGCACGAACTCAGCCTTCGGGTCTACTGGGAAGACACAGACGCCAGCGGCGTGGTCTACCACGCCAACTACCTCAAGTGGGCCGAACGCGGCCGTAGCGATTGGTTGCGCGCACTGGGCGGCGCGCAGCAACACTGGATCGTCGAGACCGGCATCGCCTTCACCGTGGCCGAGTTGACGGTGCAGTACCGTCGCCCGGCGCGACTCGAAGACACCGTCCGTGTGCTCACCGAACTGGCGACCCAGCGACGCGCGAGTCTGGTGTTCGAACAGAACATCGTTAACGCCGAAAGCGGCGATTTGCTCGCCAGGTTGTCGGTCAAAGTCGGCTGCGTCGACGTGACGACCTTCCGGCCCAAGCCCCTGCCGGATTGGTTTTTCAGTCAGAATAGGGATTGA
- the tolQ gene encoding protein TolQ, which yields MPSDMSFTHLIASASLFAQFVLVALVLASILSWALIFSKRSLLRRLDNDANDFDEQFWSGGNLADLHEQTRRDEDLHGIASIFNAGYEEYTRQQTGGRLDADDAVASIQRQMRVSQVREVERAENGLSMLATIGSVSPYVGLLGTVWGIMNAFIGIGQMQNASLAAVAPGIAEALIATAMGLIAAIPAYIAYNIYSRRIERLENRYTTFSDEMIGIVERSLRSSQRG from the coding sequence ATGCCGTCGGATATGTCGTTTACCCACCTGATCGCCAGTGCCAGTTTGTTCGCACAGTTTGTTTTGGTTGCGCTGGTTCTCGCATCGATCCTGTCGTGGGCCCTGATCTTCTCCAAGCGCAGCCTGCTGCGTCGGCTGGACAATGATGCCAACGACTTTGACGAGCAGTTTTGGAGTGGCGGCAACCTCGCCGATTTGCACGAGCAGACCCGCCGAGATGAAGATTTACACGGCATCGCGTCAATCTTCAATGCCGGTTATGAGGAATACACGCGCCAGCAAACCGGGGGTCGACTCGATGCCGATGACGCGGTTGCGTCAATTCAGCGTCAAATGCGCGTCTCGCAGGTTCGCGAGGTGGAGCGGGCCGAAAATGGCCTGTCGATGCTTGCGACCATCGGCTCGGTCAGTCCGTACGTCGGTCTGTTGGGCACCGTGTGGGGCATCATGAACGCCTTCATTGGCATCGGGCAGATGCAGAATGCGTCGCTGGCCGCCGTGGCCCCCGGTATTGCCGAAGCGCTGATCGCCACCGCCATGGGTCTGATCGCCGCCATCCCGGCTTACATCGCTTACAACATCTACAGCCGGCGTATTGAGCGGCTCGAGAACCGTTACACGACGTTCTCTGACGAGATGATCGGCATTGTCGAACGCAGCCTGCGCAGCAGCCAGCGCGGTTAA
- the tolR gene encoding protein TolR produces the protein MARRKLSSEINVVPYIDVMLVLLVIFMITAPLMTQGIEVDLPQTEAQTISTDDEPTIVSVDDRGQYFLNRGERPDEPMDLTLLAEQVNILVEANPDQLILLEGDGAAQYAAVAQAMSTLQGIGVKKLGFITKPTESVRTGR, from the coding sequence ATGGCGCGTCGCAAGCTTTCATCCGAAATCAACGTGGTGCCCTACATCGATGTGATGCTGGTGTTGCTGGTCATTTTTATGATCACTGCACCGTTGATGACCCAGGGCATCGAAGTGGACCTGCCGCAAACCGAAGCCCAGACCATCTCGACCGATGACGAACCGACCATCGTGTCCGTTGACGACCGTGGCCAGTATTTTCTCAACCGCGGTGAACGTCCTGATGAGCCGATGGACCTGACGCTGCTGGCCGAGCAGGTCAACATCCTGGTCGAGGCCAACCCTGACCAGTTGATCCTGCTCGAAGGCGATGGCGCCGCGCAGTACGCCGCCGTGGCGCAGGCCATGTCGACCTTGCAGGGCATCGGTGTGAAGAAGCTCGGGTTCATCACCAAGCCGACCGAATCTGTCAGGACGGGCCGTTGA